The following proteins come from a genomic window of Kitasatospora sp. NBC_01246:
- a CDS encoding transglycosylase domain-containing protein yields the protein MKFLGVSVLSGVLLAGMALPAVGALGLTAKSTAESFDDIPDDFKTPPLTQATQIFDAKGGLIAKVYERDRTVLTADQMSPYMRQAQVDIEDARFYEHGAVDLKGVLRAVSKNAESGTASQGASTLTQQYVKNVNVEKAGDDQAAVLDAQRKTLGRKVQELKVAIKLEEDLTKDQILTNYLNITFYGHQAYGVEAAAQRYFSKNNKDLTVAEAATLAGMVQNPSQYDPVRYPENTVKRRNVVLDKMVENKHLTADQAKEAKAAPLGLKYKDPQNGCITAQAGMGFFCDYVRHVVKQDPAFGKSVADRKKFWDQGGLNIYTTLDPDKQAAAQNAVTSKVKVTDSVSAAATMMEPGSGKILAMAQTRPYGLDPNKNQTVVNLNVDAAMGGGNGFQTGSTFKPILAAAALESGMSPTQPFPSENKIDYPSMSTCAGTWKNTDKPKATVKNESTSEVGPYELKQAMALSVNTYFVQMEQQVGLCAMKQMANKLGITQSAKGDAFQEVPSMVLGTQELSPLTMANVYATFAARGKYCTPIAINKISTVDGKDVKVPQSTCSQAFSEQTADALNTVLLNVTEKGTAAALGLEDGRQIAGKTGTTDEKKAAWFSGYTPSLATSVWLGGPAGGVKMKNITIGGKYFPEVFGADGPGPIWQLAMNQALKGSPKDQIQTINIPDPAPKPDPNATAPATPPAGDAAAAGGGTPGGNPGGQPGGNPGGATNAGGMIGGGFTFPPGIIGGGNGNGNGNGNGGRH from the coding sequence GTGAAGTTCCTGGGCGTCAGCGTGCTCTCCGGAGTACTGCTGGCCGGCATGGCCCTGCCCGCCGTCGGCGCGCTCGGGCTGACCGCCAAGAGCACGGCGGAGAGCTTCGACGACATCCCCGACGACTTCAAGACCCCGCCGCTGACGCAGGCCACGCAGATCTTCGACGCCAAGGGCGGGCTGATCGCCAAGGTCTACGAGCGCGACCGCACGGTCCTCACGGCGGACCAGATGTCCCCCTACATGCGCCAGGCGCAGGTCGACATCGAGGACGCGCGCTTCTACGAGCACGGCGCCGTCGACCTCAAGGGCGTGCTGCGCGCGGTCAGCAAGAACGCGGAGAGCGGCACCGCCTCCCAGGGCGCCTCGACGCTGACCCAGCAGTACGTGAAGAACGTCAACGTGGAGAAGGCCGGCGACGACCAGGCCGCCGTCCTGGACGCGCAGCGCAAGACGCTCGGGCGCAAGGTCCAGGAGCTGAAGGTCGCGATCAAGTTGGAGGAGGACCTGACCAAGGACCAGATCCTCACCAACTACCTCAACATCACCTTCTACGGCCACCAGGCCTACGGGGTCGAGGCCGCGGCCCAGCGCTACTTCAGCAAGAACAACAAGGACCTCACCGTCGCCGAGGCCGCCACGCTGGCCGGCATGGTGCAGAACCCGTCGCAGTACGACCCGGTGCGCTACCCCGAGAACACGGTGAAGCGCCGGAACGTGGTGCTCGACAAGATGGTCGAGAACAAGCACCTCACCGCGGACCAGGCCAAGGAGGCCAAGGCCGCGCCGCTGGGTCTGAAGTACAAGGACCCGCAGAACGGCTGCATCACCGCCCAGGCGGGCATGGGCTTCTTCTGCGACTACGTCCGGCACGTGGTCAAGCAGGACCCGGCGTTCGGCAAGAGCGTCGCGGACCGGAAGAAGTTCTGGGACCAGGGCGGACTGAACATCTACACCACCCTGGACCCGGACAAGCAGGCCGCCGCCCAGAACGCGGTGACCTCCAAGGTCAAGGTCACCGACTCGGTGTCGGCCGCCGCGACCATGATGGAGCCGGGCAGCGGCAAGATCCTGGCGATGGCCCAGACCCGCCCCTACGGCCTGGACCCCAACAAGAACCAGACCGTCGTCAACCTCAACGTCGACGCGGCGATGGGCGGCGGCAACGGCTTCCAGACCGGATCGACCTTCAAGCCGATCCTGGCCGCGGCCGCGCTGGAGTCGGGGATGTCCCCCACCCAGCCGTTCCCGTCCGAGAACAAGATCGACTACCCGTCGATGTCCACCTGCGCGGGCACCTGGAAGAACACCGACAAGCCCAAGGCGACGGTGAAGAACGAGTCCACCTCCGAGGTAGGCCCGTACGAGCTCAAGCAGGCCATGGCACTGTCGGTGAACACCTACTTCGTGCAGATGGAGCAGCAGGTCGGCCTCTGCGCGATGAAGCAGATGGCCAACAAGCTCGGCATCACCCAGTCCGCGAAGGGCGACGCGTTCCAGGAGGTGCCCTCGATGGTCCTCGGCACCCAGGAGCTCTCGCCGCTGACCATGGCGAACGTCTACGCGACCTTCGCCGCGCGCGGCAAGTACTGCACCCCGATCGCGATCAACAAGATCAGCACGGTCGACGGGAAGGACGTCAAGGTCCCGCAGTCCACCTGCAGCCAGGCCTTCTCCGAGCAGACCGCGGACGCCCTCAACACCGTCCTGCTCAACGTGACCGAGAAGGGCACCGCGGCCGCCCTCGGCCTGGAGGACGGCCGCCAGATCGCCGGCAAGACCGGTACCACCGACGAGAAGAAGGCCGCCTGGTTCAGCGGCTACACCCCGTCCCTCGCCACCTCGGTCTGGCTCGGCGGCCCGGCCGGCGGCGTGAAGATGAAGAACATCACCATCGGCGGCAAGTACTTCCCCGAGGTCTTCGGCGCCGACGGCCCCGGCCCGATCTGGCAGCTGGCGATGAACCAGGCGCTCAAGGGCTCGCCGAAGGACCAGATCCAGACCATCAACATCCCGGACCCGGCGCCCAAGCCCGACCCGAACGCGACCGCGCCGGCCACGCCGCCGGCGGGCGACGCCGCCGCGGCCGGTGGCGGCACCCCGGGCGGGAACCCCGGCGGCCAGCCGGGCGGCAACCCCGGCGGCGCCACCAACGCCGGCGGGATGATCGGCGGCGGCTTCACCTTCCCGCCGGGGATCATCGGCGGCGGGAACGGCAATGGCAACGGGAACGGGAACGGCGGCCGGCACTGA
- a CDS encoding GatB/YqeY domain-containing protein, which translates to MTTLKEQLHQDLTAAIRDRDELRSATIRLTLSAITSEEVAGKEKRELSDAEVLKVLAREAKKRREAAEAFDAADRTEQAARERAEGELLAGYLPKQLSDEELTAIVAAAVAESGATGPQGMGAVMKLVKPKVDGLAEGGRVAAAVKAALTG; encoded by the coding sequence ATGACCACGCTCAAGGAGCAGTTGCACCAGGACCTCACGGCCGCGATCCGGGACCGGGACGAGCTGCGCTCGGCCACCATCCGGCTGACGCTCTCCGCCATCACCAGCGAGGAGGTGGCCGGCAAGGAGAAGCGGGAGCTCTCGGACGCCGAGGTGCTGAAGGTGCTGGCTCGCGAGGCGAAGAAGCGCCGGGAGGCGGCCGAGGCGTTCGACGCCGCCGACCGGACGGAGCAGGCCGCGCGGGAGCGGGCCGAGGGGGAGTTGCTGGCGGGGTACCTGCCCAAGCAGCTGTCCGACGAGGAGCTGACGGCGATCGTGGCCGCCGCCGTCGCGGAGAGCGGCGCGACCGGCCCGCAGGGCATGGGCGCCGTGATGAAGCTGGTGAAGCCGAAGGTGGACGGCCTGGCCGAGGGCGGCCGCGTCGCCGCCGCGGTCAAGGCCGCGCTCACCGGCTGA
- a CDS encoding metallophosphoesterase produces MRPLYSVPLGIAATGAACLAYSAGYEVRSFRLRRVEVPVLPKGARPLRVLQVSDIHMVSGQGKKQRWLQSLAGLRPDLVVNTGDNLSDPLGVPATLDALGPLMDFPGVYVFGSNDYYGPARKNPARYLQAMRSGAHGMNNPDGTARRGITGAVHNPWEKLRDGFDAAGWLDLTNTRGRLNIGGLDLEFTGLDDPHIRRDRYSEVTGGPSADADLSLGIVHAPYLRVLDAFTADRYPLILAGHTHGGQLCVPFYGALVTNCDIDSKRVKGLSTHQAGGRRAFLHVSAGCGTNRYTPVRFACPPEATLLTLTPSR; encoded by the coding sequence ATGCGACCGCTGTACTCCGTCCCCCTCGGAATCGCCGCCACCGGCGCCGCCTGCCTCGCCTACTCCGCCGGGTACGAGGTCCGTTCCTTCCGGCTCCGCCGGGTCGAGGTCCCCGTCCTGCCCAAGGGCGCCCGCCCCCTCCGGGTACTGCAGGTCTCGGACATCCACATGGTGAGCGGCCAGGGCAAGAAGCAGCGCTGGCTGCAGAGCCTCGCCGGACTCCGGCCCGACCTGGTGGTCAACACCGGCGACAACCTCTCCGACCCGCTCGGCGTCCCCGCCACGCTCGACGCGCTCGGGCCACTGATGGACTTCCCCGGGGTCTACGTCTTCGGCTCGAACGACTACTACGGCCCGGCCCGCAAGAACCCGGCCCGCTACCTCCAGGCGATGCGCAGCGGCGCCCACGGGATGAACAACCCCGACGGCACCGCGCGGCGCGGCATCACCGGCGCCGTGCACAACCCGTGGGAGAAGCTGCGCGACGGCTTCGACGCGGCCGGCTGGCTCGACCTCACCAACACCCGCGGCCGGCTGAACATCGGCGGCCTCGACCTCGAGTTCACCGGCCTGGACGACCCGCACATCCGCCGCGACCGCTACAGCGAGGTCACCGGCGGCCCGTCCGCCGACGCCGACCTCTCGCTGGGCATCGTGCACGCGCCCTACCTGCGCGTCCTGGACGCCTTCACCGCCGACCGCTACCCGCTGATCCTGGCCGGCCACACCCACGGCGGCCAGCTCTGCGTCCCCTTCTACGGCGCCCTGGTCACCAACTGCGACATCGACTCCAAGCGGGTCAAGGGCCTCTCCACCCACCAGGCCGGCGGCCGCCGCGCCTTCCTCCACGTCTCGGCCGGCTGCGGCACCAACCGCTACACCCCCGTCCGCTTCGCCTGCCCGCCCGAGGCCACCCTCCTCACCCTCACCCCCTCCCGCTGA
- a CDS encoding helix-turn-helix domain-containing protein yields MTLAQNRGALPTLLHPADIAKALDVSEWWVKEQARRGRIPFTKPGRSYRFTAEQFAEILRLYESRPVLAPAPRPAGTEPAPSKPTRPPQPVEDPVRLRARVPRRAALHQQQDAA; encoded by the coding sequence TTGACCTTGGCCCAGAACCGGGGCGCGCTGCCGACCCTCCTCCATCCGGCCGACATCGCCAAAGCCCTCGATGTGTCCGAGTGGTGGGTGAAGGAGCAGGCCCGACGCGGCCGCATTCCGTTCACCAAGCCCGGCCGGTCGTACCGCTTCACGGCCGAGCAGTTCGCAGAGATCCTTCGGCTCTACGAGAGCCGCCCGGTCCTGGCGCCGGCGCCCCGCCCCGCCGGGACCGAGCCTGCCCCAAGCAAGCCGACCCGGCCCCCGCAGCCGGTTGAGGACCCAGTGCGTCTGCGCGCGCGGGTGCCGCGCCGGGCCGCGCTTCACCAGCAGCAGGACGCCGCCTGA
- a CDS encoding DUF4177 domain-containing protein yields the protein MTKWEYMTAPLLVHATKQILDNFGEDGWELVQVVPGPNPEQLVAYFKREKNA from the coding sequence ATGACCAAGTGGGAATACATGACGGCGCCCCTGCTCGTGCACGCCACCAAGCAGATCCTGGACAACTTCGGCGAGGACGGCTGGGAGCTCGTCCAGGTCGTGCCCGGCCCGAACCCGGAGCAGCTGGTGGCCTACTTCAAGCGGGAGAAGAACGCATGA
- a CDS encoding CGNR zinc finger domain-containing protein, with the protein MTDERATGLVLHTPGGARYLFDPGALCLELLTTGGPGDYARYEVLHRPEDLTRWLELSRLELPEEGVRVDVGQLTATRTLRDALWRLAAARAHGEAGAGADYAVLNRAAAHPPLVPQIGPDGAAAAPLPADGDQVLSALARDAITLLTGPYADRVRECGGHNCRLIFVDTSRPGRRRWCSMEHCGNLHKVRALRARRDEAERTDPATGSA; encoded by the coding sequence ATGACTGACGAACGGGCGACCGGACTGGTGCTGCACACTCCCGGAGGTGCGCGCTACCTCTTCGACCCCGGCGCGCTCTGCCTGGAGCTCCTCACCACCGGCGGCCCGGGCGACTACGCCCGGTACGAGGTGCTGCACCGCCCCGAGGACCTCACCCGGTGGCTGGAGCTGTCCCGGCTGGAACTCCCCGAGGAGGGCGTCCGCGTCGACGTGGGGCAGCTGACCGCCACCCGGACCCTGCGGGACGCGCTCTGGCGCCTCGCGGCGGCCCGGGCACACGGCGAGGCGGGCGCCGGGGCGGACTACGCCGTACTCAACCGCGCCGCCGCCCACCCGCCGCTCGTCCCGCAGATCGGCCCGGACGGCGCGGCCGCCGCCCCGCTGCCGGCCGACGGCGACCAGGTCCTCTCCGCCCTCGCCCGTGACGCCATCACCCTGCTCACCGGCCCCTACGCGGACCGGGTCCGGGAGTGCGGCGGCCACAACTGCCGCCTGATCTTCGTCGACACCTCGCGGCCCGGCCGACGGCGCTGGTGCTCGATGGAGCACTGCGGCAACCTGCACAAGGTCCGCGCCCTCCGGGCCCGACGCGACGAGGCCGAGCGGACGGACCCCGCCACCGGGTCGGCCTGA
- a CDS encoding ArsA family ATPase has translation MDRLIDDPGTRIIVCCGSGGVGKTTTAAALGLRAAERGRKVVVLTIDPARRLAQSMGLTELDNTPRVVKGVTGEGELQAMMLDMKRTFDEVVLAHAEPERARAIMENPFYQSLSAGFAGTQEYMAMEKLGQLRAAEEWDLIIVDTPPSRSALDFLDAPNRLGSFLDGKVIRILTAPAKVGGRSAMKFLNVGMGLLTGTLGKIFGAQLLTDVQTFVSAMDSMFGGFRERADRTYQLLKAPGTAFLVVAAPERDALREAAYFVDRLAADRMPLAGLVLNRVHRTGAPQLTAERALAAAEALEENGSEHTSPEAELLAAGLLRLHAERMQIMSRERRTRDRFVSVYPDVPIVEVAALPGDVHDLDGLRAIGDRLSGAV, from the coding sequence ATGGACCGGCTGATCGACGACCCGGGGACCAGGATCATCGTCTGCTGCGGCTCGGGCGGCGTCGGCAAGACCACCACCGCCGCGGCGCTCGGACTGCGGGCGGCCGAGCGCGGCCGCAAGGTCGTCGTACTGACCATCGACCCGGCCCGCCGGCTGGCCCAGTCGATGGGCCTGACCGAGCTCGACAACACCCCCCGCGTCGTCAAGGGCGTCACGGGCGAGGGCGAGCTCCAGGCCATGATGCTCGACATGAAGCGGACCTTCGACGAGGTCGTGCTGGCCCACGCCGAGCCCGAGCGGGCCCGGGCGATCATGGAGAACCCGTTCTACCAGTCCCTGTCGGCCGGCTTCGCGGGTACGCAGGAGTACATGGCGATGGAGAAGCTCGGCCAGCTCCGCGCTGCCGAGGAGTGGGACCTCATCATCGTCGACACCCCGCCGTCCCGCTCCGCGCTGGACTTCCTGGACGCGCCGAACCGGCTCGGGTCCTTCCTCGACGGCAAGGTGATCCGGATCCTGACCGCCCCGGCCAAGGTCGGCGGACGCAGCGCGATGAAGTTCCTCAACGTCGGGATGGGCCTGCTCACCGGCACCCTGGGCAAGATCTTCGGCGCCCAGCTGCTGACCGACGTACAGACCTTCGTCAGTGCGATGGACTCGATGTTCGGCGGCTTCCGCGAGCGCGCCGACCGGACGTACCAGCTGCTCAAGGCGCCGGGGACGGCGTTCCTGGTGGTGGCCGCGCCGGAGCGGGACGCGCTGCGCGAGGCGGCCTACTTCGTCGACCGGCTGGCCGCCGACCGGATGCCGCTGGCCGGGCTGGTCCTCAACCGGGTGCACCGCACGGGCGCCCCGCAGCTCACCGCCGAACGTGCGCTGGCGGCGGCCGAGGCCCTGGAGGAGAACGGCTCGGAGCACACGTCACCCGAGGCGGAGCTGCTCGCGGCCGGACTGCTGCGGCTGCACGCCGAGCGGATGCAGATCATGTCGCGGGAGCGCCGCACCCGTGACCGCTTCGTCTCGGTCTACCCGGACGTGCCGATCGTCGAGGTCGCCGCGCTGCCCGGGGACGTGCACGACCTGGACGGGCTGCGCGCGATCGGCGACCGCCTCAGCGGCGCCGTGTAG
- a CDS encoding DUF3631 domain-containing protein, giving the protein MTPPSSPLKSNETPGQPGPEEGATVLDAVEAFHRRFNVFPSEAAYTAVVLWDAHTHLLDVFESTPRIAFLSPEPGSGKTRALEIIDTLTPRSMFTTDVSPAALFRSVCDPDARPTVLFDEVDTTFGPKAGGNEDLRGLINSGHRRSGVVHRCVGDGSTQTVQAFPVYAALAMGGLGDLPDTIMSRSIIIRMRRRAPNEEVEPFRERTTAPEGHALRKRLAAWADSVRGTLQDSLPEMPDGVTDRPADVWEPLLAVADAAGGHWPERARAACVQLVTAAKANDKGSVGIRLLSDLRDIFDGAERMLSAELLGRLAELDDAPWADLDGKPITARALARMLGDYVTADNDPIKPRNIKTGSKSSAKGYYASDLADAWLRYCRPPAPQGSATAATAATAQVRALFPVADTPEVADTDPLPAAPAAAQL; this is encoded by the coding sequence ATGACGCCCCCCAGCTCCCCCCTTAAGAGCAATGAGACCCCCGGCCAGCCGGGCCCCGAGGAGGGCGCCACCGTGCTCGACGCCGTCGAAGCCTTCCACCGCCGCTTCAACGTCTTCCCCAGCGAGGCCGCCTACACCGCCGTCGTCCTGTGGGACGCCCACACCCACCTCCTCGACGTCTTCGAGTCCACCCCGCGCATCGCGTTCCTCTCCCCGGAGCCCGGCTCCGGCAAGACCCGCGCGCTGGAGATCATCGACACCCTCACCCCCCGGTCGATGTTCACCACCGATGTCTCCCCGGCCGCCCTGTTCCGGTCCGTGTGCGACCCCGATGCCCGGCCCACCGTGCTGTTCGACGAGGTGGACACCACCTTCGGGCCGAAGGCAGGCGGCAACGAGGACCTGCGCGGCCTCATCAACTCCGGCCACCGTCGCTCCGGCGTCGTCCACCGCTGTGTCGGCGACGGCAGCACCCAGACGGTCCAGGCGTTCCCCGTCTACGCCGCTCTCGCCATGGGCGGCCTCGGGGACCTGCCCGACACCATCATGAGCCGCTCGATCATCATCCGGATGCGCCGCCGGGCACCCAACGAAGAGGTGGAGCCCTTCCGTGAGCGGACCACCGCCCCCGAGGGGCACGCCCTGCGCAAGCGGCTCGCCGCCTGGGCCGACTCCGTCCGGGGCACCCTTCAGGACAGCCTCCCCGAGATGCCCGACGGTGTCACCGACCGGCCCGCCGACGTGTGGGAGCCCCTGCTCGCCGTCGCCGACGCGGCCGGCGGGCACTGGCCCGAGCGCGCCCGCGCCGCCTGCGTCCAGCTCGTCACCGCCGCCAAGGCCAACGACAAGGGCTCCGTCGGCATCCGCCTCCTGTCGGACCTGCGCGACATCTTCGACGGCGCCGAGCGCATGCTCAGCGCCGAACTCCTGGGCAGGCTCGCCGAGCTGGACGACGCCCCGTGGGCCGATCTCGACGGCAAGCCCATCACCGCCCGCGCCCTCGCCCGCATGCTCGGCGACTACGTCACCGCCGACAACGACCCGATCAAGCCCCGCAACATCAAGACCGGCTCGAAGAGTTCGGCGAAGGGGTATTACGCCTCCGACCTCGCCGATGCGTGGCTGCGGTACTGCCGTCCCCCTGCTCCCCAGGGATCCGCTACTGCCGCTACTGCCGCTACCGCGCAGGTCAGGGCCCTGTTTCCGGTAGCGGATACGCCCGAGGTAGCGGATACCGATCCGCTACCCGCCGCCCCGGCCGCCGCCCAGCTGTAG
- a CDS encoding WhiB family transcriptional regulator — protein sequence MGWVDDWSAQAACRTSDPDELFVQGAAQNRAKAVCSGCPVRTECLADALDNRVEFGVWGGMTERERRALLRRRPTVMSWRRLLETARTEYEESLATGVILTDYAQAG from the coding sequence ATGGGCTGGGTAGACGACTGGAGTGCGCAGGCCGCCTGCCGCACTAGTGATCCGGACGAACTGTTCGTCCAGGGGGCGGCGCAGAACCGCGCCAAGGCGGTGTGCAGCGGGTGTCCCGTTCGCACGGAGTGCCTGGCGGACGCACTGGACAACCGGGTGGAGTTCGGGGTCTGGGGCGGGATGACGGAGCGCGAGCGGCGGGCGCTGCTGCGCCGGCGGCCGACCGTGATGTCGTGGCGGCGGCTGCTGGAGACGGCCCGCACCGAGTACGAGGAGTCCCTCGCCACCGGTGTGATACTGACGGACTACGCCCAGGCGGGCTGA
- a CDS encoding LacI family DNA-binding transcriptional regulator: MGYAENLGTYWRGRYKAAPGKYSTVRDDSGDAIRFRTKAAAKKAADAEEAKLLAGLKAAALEPKPERITFGAYASRWYEAQDLAASTMQNYRRHIEEHLLPAFEDVAIADILKTDIAAWEKRERAVPYAATSVKTWRATLHLILADAVEEGLRDSNPATKRRGRGKRAGRARNRGPEKVVTTALGILLLAERAALLSGRDDEFVALVLKGYTGMRWGEIVGLETEFVRAKGIRIEWQLYELDSGELHRCPPKDDSYRDIDSPGFLGALVAGHIARARPKPCGCHGLTYAFSGHGAANGSASRPGAKLVDVARRSGVSTGTVSNVLNRPHAVADPTRLKVLAAISELGYVRNAASGELAAHWRRSGFATWLFQPAATGVYPRRGRHDAHPVPLVADPWPGIPARGRGAAGRSEMCWLPIAPGLTPHGLRHTHKTLMREAGTPPKLMDERMGHEDGSVQARYDHITSGMRKSLMAALTEMWEEALEKRRAMGSGSPVAALDALLRGRQ, encoded by the coding sequence TTGGGATACGCCGAGAACCTCGGGACCTACTGGCGGGGCCGGTACAAGGCCGCGCCCGGGAAGTACTCCACGGTGCGCGACGACAGCGGCGACGCCATCCGCTTCCGTACCAAGGCCGCCGCGAAGAAGGCCGCTGATGCCGAGGAAGCGAAGCTGCTTGCGGGGCTGAAGGCGGCGGCACTGGAGCCGAAACCGGAGCGGATCACCTTCGGGGCCTACGCCAGCCGCTGGTACGAAGCCCAGGATCTGGCGGCCTCGACCATGCAGAACTACCGGCGGCACATTGAGGAGCACCTGCTCCCCGCGTTCGAGGACGTCGCGATTGCGGACATCCTGAAGACGGACATCGCGGCGTGGGAGAAGCGCGAACGGGCGGTTCCGTATGCGGCGACCAGCGTCAAGACGTGGCGGGCGACACTGCATCTGATCCTCGCCGACGCGGTGGAAGAGGGTCTGCGGGACTCCAATCCGGCGACCAAGCGGCGCGGCCGGGGCAAGCGGGCCGGCCGTGCCCGCAACCGGGGGCCGGAGAAGGTGGTCACCACGGCACTGGGGATCCTGCTGCTCGCGGAGCGGGCCGCGCTGCTGTCCGGCCGGGACGACGAGTTCGTCGCGCTCGTCCTCAAGGGCTACACGGGCATGCGCTGGGGCGAGATCGTCGGCCTTGAGACTGAGTTCGTCCGGGCCAAGGGCATCCGGATCGAGTGGCAGCTTTACGAGCTGGACTCGGGGGAGCTGCACCGTTGCCCGCCCAAGGATGACTCCTACCGGGACATCGACAGCCCCGGGTTCCTCGGCGCACTGGTCGCCGGGCACATCGCCCGCGCCCGGCCGAAGCCCTGCGGGTGCCACGGTCTGACCTACGCCTTCAGCGGCCACGGCGCCGCCAACGGGTCCGCGAGCCGCCCGGGGGCGAAGCTTGTCGATGTTGCCCGCCGCTCCGGGGTCTCGACCGGCACGGTCTCCAACGTGCTCAACCGCCCCCATGCCGTGGCGGACCCGACCCGGCTCAAGGTGTTGGCGGCCATCTCCGAACTCGGCTACGTCCGAAACGCGGCGTCGGGGGAGCTGGCGGCGCACTGGCGGCGCTCGGGGTTCGCCACGTGGCTGTTCCAGCCGGCGGCCACGGGCGTCTACCCCAGGCGAGGCCGACACGATGCCCACCCGGTGCCGCTGGTCGCCGACCCGTGGCCGGGCATTCCGGCGCGCGGGCGCGGAGCGGCGGGGCGATCGGAAATGTGCTGGCTGCCGATCGCGCCGGGGCTGACGCCGCACGGGCTGCGGCACACGCACAAGACCCTGATGCGGGAAGCGGGGACGCCACCGAAGCTCATGGACGAGCGGATGGGGCACGAGGACGGTTCGGTGCAGGCCCGCTACGACCACATCACTTCGGGGATGCGGAAGTCGCTCATGGCCGCGCTCACTGAGATGTGGGAGGAGGCGTTGGAGAAGCGCCGGGCGATGGGATCCGGCTCGCCGGTGGCTGCGCTGGACGCTCTGCTGAGGGGCCGCCAGTAG
- a CDS encoding ArsA-related P-loop ATPase: MARTPGQAARRDPDWEGVRLHVVSGKGGTGKTSLAAALALALAAEGRRTLLIEVEGRQGIAELFGIAALPYEERRIASVTRAQLGLPGRGGAGSGSGEVYALAIDTEQALLEYLDMFYKLGRAGKALQKVGFVDFATTVAPGVRDVLLTGKACEAARRKAPDGRRTYDAVVMDAPPTGRLTRFLNVNSEVAGLARFGPIHTQAQAVMRVLKSPETAVHLVTLLEEMPVQETVDGFTELREAGLPVGGVMVNMVRPPVLDAAAVAAVDGDHREEVALALGEAGLGGRSRKPETVRAAVDPLLDPLLEQAREHAERVELEREQRADLQQLKLPSYELPLLGEGVDLAGLYRLAGELKRQGAA; encoded by the coding sequence GTGGCACGCACCCCCGGCCAGGCGGCCCGGCGTGATCCCGACTGGGAGGGCGTCCGGCTGCACGTGGTCAGCGGCAAGGGCGGCACCGGGAAGACCAGCCTCGCCGCGGCGTTGGCGCTGGCCCTCGCGGCCGAGGGGCGGCGGACGCTGCTGATCGAAGTGGAGGGCCGGCAGGGGATCGCCGAACTGTTCGGGATCGCCGCACTGCCGTACGAGGAACGCCGGATCGCGTCCGTCACGCGCGCCCAGCTGGGGCTGCCCGGCAGGGGCGGCGCCGGGTCCGGCAGCGGCGAGGTGTACGCGCTGGCCATCGACACCGAGCAGGCGCTGCTGGAGTACCTCGACATGTTCTACAAGCTCGGACGGGCCGGGAAGGCGCTCCAGAAGGTCGGCTTCGTCGACTTCGCCACCACCGTCGCCCCCGGCGTCCGGGACGTGCTGCTCACCGGCAAGGCCTGCGAGGCGGCCCGGCGCAAGGCACCGGACGGGCGCCGCACGTACGACGCGGTGGTGATGGACGCGCCGCCGACCGGCCGGCTCACCCGCTTCCTGAACGTGAACTCCGAGGTGGCCGGACTGGCCCGGTTCGGGCCGATCCACACCCAGGCACAGGCCGTGATGCGAGTGCTGAAGTCGCCGGAGACCGCAGTGCACCTGGTCACCCTGCTGGAGGAGATGCCGGTGCAGGAGACCGTGGACGGCTTCACCGAGCTGCGCGAGGCCGGCCTCCCGGTCGGCGGGGTGATGGTGAACATGGTCCGGCCGCCGGTGCTGGACGCGGCGGCCGTGGCCGCGGTGGACGGGGACCACCGCGAGGAGGTCGCGCTGGCCCTCGGCGAGGCGGGCCTCGGCGGGCGCTCGCGCAAGCCGGAGACCGTCCGGGCGGCGGTCGACCCGCTGCTCGACCCGCTGCTGGAACAGGCCCGGGAGCACGCCGAGCGGGTGGAGCTGGAGCGCGAGCAGCGCGCCGACCTGCAGCAGCTGAAGCTCCCGAGCTACGAACTCCCGCTGCTGGGCGAGGGTGTGGACCTCGCCGGGCTGTACCGGCTGGCGGGCGAACTGAAGCGTCAGGGGGCGGCGTGA